A genomic region of Ktedonobacteraceae bacterium contains the following coding sequences:
- a CDS encoding molybdopterin-dependent oxidoreductase, which produces MHIVLAATTYFPLWERIQHYFNLLFIGIMIRSGIQILAAHPRLYWTDSSNPKKEWIRFTTTKVPENKLYTSMDDEVPVSPWLAQPGGDNLGLGRHWHFFVAIFWLLNGIIYWALLFATGEWSTLIPTSWTIFPHAWHAFVTYITLHIPPKSDFTPYDPLQQLAYAFVVFVLAPFQLVTAAAMSPSIEAHYPWYLKLLGGKQSARSLHFVGLILFIGFIIVHTALVFYVYPTDNILNITLGSEHGTFWLAALIFSLGIIFAFAFYAWSTRFTLRHKRLMQHALGAVVDPIRMFLLHRETSKQHYTSKDITPYFWVNGRPPETEEYRRLAQNNFLDWKLEVCGLVEQPLQLSLADLRAMPKQTQITKHNCIQGWSGVAEWGGVCVSEVLKRCKPLPNARYLVFVSYQKGKESVKPELTEALSHTFYEVIDMELANHPQTILAYEMNGEPLPIVHGAPARLRIETLLGYKMVKYLRSIELVEDYSQVGQGQGGFREDFQYYGRGAEI; this is translated from the coding sequence ATGCATATTGTATTAGCGGCAACAACCTACTTCCCCCTCTGGGAACGAATCCAACACTATTTCAACCTGCTCTTTATAGGAATCATGATCCGCAGCGGCATCCAAATTTTAGCAGCCCATCCCCGGCTTTATTGGACAGATAGCAGCAATCCGAAGAAAGAGTGGATTAGATTTACTACGACGAAAGTGCCCGAGAATAAACTCTACACATCGATGGATGATGAAGTGCCTGTATCACCCTGGCTGGCGCAGCCAGGAGGAGATAACCTGGGTCTGGGTCGTCACTGGCATTTTTTCGTCGCCATCTTCTGGCTGTTGAACGGTATCATCTACTGGGCACTGTTGTTCGCGACAGGTGAGTGGTCGACGCTTATCCCAACATCCTGGACAATATTCCCGCATGCCTGGCATGCCTTCGTCACTTATATCACGCTTCATATCCCACCGAAAAGCGATTTCACGCCCTATGATCCTTTACAGCAGCTCGCTTACGCTTTTGTGGTCTTTGTACTGGCTCCATTTCAGTTGGTAACTGCCGCCGCCATGTCGCCCTCAATTGAGGCACATTATCCCTGGTACCTCAAGCTCCTGGGTGGCAAACAAAGCGCGCGCAGCCTGCATTTCGTGGGCTTGATTCTCTTCATCGGCTTCATTATTGTGCATACAGCACTCGTATTCTACGTCTATCCAACGGATAATATCCTCAATATCACGCTTGGCAGCGAGCATGGAACCTTCTGGTTAGCTGCCCTGATATTCTCGCTCGGTATCATCTTTGCGTTTGCCTTCTATGCATGGTCAACGCGGTTCACGCTGCGGCATAAGCGACTGATGCAACACGCGCTGGGCGCAGTAGTCGACCCTATCAGAATGTTTTTGTTGCACCGTGAGACATCAAAACAACACTACACGTCCAAAGACATCACGCCATACTTCTGGGTCAACGGCCGCCCACCAGAAACCGAGGAGTATCGTCGCCTTGCGCAAAATAACTTCCTGGATTGGAAGCTGGAAGTATGCGGACTGGTTGAGCAACCGCTGCAGCTTTCACTCGCCGACCTGCGGGCAATGCCTAAACAAACGCAAATCACCAAGCATAACTGTATCCAGGGCTGGAGCGGCGTGGCAGAATGGGGAGGCGTATGTGTTAGTGAGGTTTTGAAACGCTGCAAACCGCTGCCCAATGCACGCTACCTTGTTTTCGTCTCCTACCAAAAAGGGAAAGAATCGGTAAAACCCGAACTTACCGAAGCGCTGAGCCATACCTTTTATGAAGTGATCGATATGGAACTGGCGAACCATCCACAAACAATACTGGCATATGAAATGAATGGAGAGCCATTACCAATTGTTCATGGTGCGCCTGCCAGACTACGCATCGAGACCCTGCTCGGTTACAAGATGGTAAAGTATCTCCGCTCCATCGAACTGGTCGAAGATTATAGCCAGGTCGGGCAGGGACAGGGAGGTTTCCGCGAGGACTTTCAGTACTATGGTCGGGGAGCGGAAA